A DNA window from Candidatus Schekmanbacteria bacterium contains the following coding sequences:
- a CDS encoding CBS domain-containing protein — protein MIWTKNKKMRTGIKVGDIMTRNFVFVSPDTNLKECSKKMVKSKVGCLIVKDGQKLKGVLTRREILWAIIKKSKKDLESILAKDVMKKKVVTIKPSADIIEAMNKFKKKKVRRLPVVEFGKVIGVITLKDILKMDPGLFEMIYEMIQIKEETEKMRKMDTVVVRRNGICDECGDYALLLKEDEMWICDSCYHER, from the coding sequence ATGATTTGGACTAAGAATAAGAAAATGAGGACAGGAATAAAAGTCGGAGACATAATGACCCGTAATTTTGTATTTGTGAGTCCTGACACGAACCTTAAGGAGTGTTCTAAAAAGATGGTTAAGTCAAAGGTTGGCTGTTTAATTGTAAAAGATGGGCAAAAACTTAAGGGGGTTCTCACTCGCAGGGAGATACTTTGGGCTATTATAAAGAAGTCAAAAAAGGACCTTGAAAGTATCCTTGCAAAAGATGTTATGAAAAAGAAGGTGGTAACGATAAAGCCGTCAGCAGACATAATTGAGGCAATGAATAAGTTTAAAAAAAAGAAGGTCAGGAGGCTTCCAGTAGTGGAATTTGGCAAGGTTATTGGAGTGATAACCTTAAAAGACATCCTGAAAATGGATCCGGGTCTTTTTGAAATGATTTATGAAATGATTCAGATAAAAGAAGAGACTGAAAAGATGAGAAAAATGGATACGGTAGTTGTTAGAAGGAATGGGATATGTGATGAGTGTGGAGATTATGCCCTCTTGTTAAAAGAAGATGAGATGTGGATATGCGACTCTTGTTATCATGAAAGATAA